One genomic region from Fictibacillus marinisediminis encodes:
- a CDS encoding aspartate aminotransferase family protein, which translates to MDKTGIIKPVLDASYPMISHGEGIYLYDENGNRYIDGSSGAVTANIGHGVEEIADVIYEQAKQVAFVYRSHFTSLPAEKLAKKLASMTPGDLNWTFFVNSGSEATETALKVAIQYFQEQGIYTKTKILSRWTSYHGITLGALSMSGHHMRRERFSELLEDFPAVPAPYCYQCPLQNTYPGCRLQCADELERAIEQIGPENIAAFIFEPIIGAAGGAIVPPPGYYEKVKEICDKYHILTIADEVMTGMGRTGKMFAIDHWGIEPDIMTLGKGLSAGYTPMAATVVSDRIINVIRKGSRVVMSGHTFSANPLSAAACCAVMEYMEQQNLVQNAEEQGERLLNGLKELEQKYSFVGNVRGKGLLCGLELVNDALNHAPFSVSDRVGEKLISICFNNGLIIYPAFGGVTGYEGDAVLISPPLIVTSFQVYEILRILDESLQELMNHLVSSGIVIHRATS; encoded by the coding sequence ATGGATAAAACAGGAATTATTAAACCGGTGCTGGATGCAAGCTATCCCATGATCAGTCACGGAGAGGGAATCTATTTATATGACGAAAACGGCAATCGGTATATCGATGGATCCTCAGGAGCCGTAACCGCAAACATCGGCCATGGTGTGGAAGAAATCGCGGATGTGATATATGAACAAGCAAAGCAGGTTGCCTTCGTTTACCGTTCGCACTTCACAAGTCTGCCGGCAGAAAAACTGGCAAAGAAGCTAGCAAGTATGACTCCTGGTGACTTGAACTGGACCTTTTTTGTCAACAGCGGATCGGAAGCCACGGAAACCGCATTAAAGGTAGCGATCCAGTACTTCCAGGAACAAGGAATTTACACGAAAACAAAAATACTTTCCCGATGGACCAGCTATCATGGCATAACACTGGGAGCTCTGTCGATGTCCGGCCATCATATGAGAAGAGAGCGATTCTCGGAGCTGCTTGAAGATTTCCCGGCTGTTCCCGCACCTTATTGCTACCAATGTCCTTTGCAAAATACATACCCCGGATGCAGATTACAATGTGCTGACGAATTGGAACGTGCAATTGAACAGATTGGGCCTGAAAACATCGCTGCGTTTATTTTTGAACCTATCATTGGCGCTGCAGGCGGCGCGATTGTACCTCCTCCGGGCTATTATGAAAAAGTGAAAGAGATCTGTGACAAGTATCATATTTTAACCATCGCCGATGAAGTGATGACGGGGATGGGCAGAACAGGAAAAATGTTTGCTATCGACCACTGGGGAATAGAGCCTGATATTATGACCCTCGGCAAAGGGCTCAGTGCAGGGTATACCCCAATGGCGGCAACCGTGGTGTCCGACCGCATTATTAATGTGATACGAAAAGGATCCAGAGTGGTCATGAGCGGGCACACCTTCAGTGCGAACCCTCTTTCTGCAGCGGCATGCTGTGCAGTCATGGAATATATGGAACAACAAAATCTTGTTCAGAATGCCGAGGAACAAGGAGAACGTTTATTAAATGGATTGAAAGAACTGGAGCAAAAATACTCTTTTGTCGGCAATGTTCGCGGTAAAGGTCTCTTATGCGGATTAGAACTTGTCAATGATGCACTGAACCACGCGCCATTTTCTGTCAGCGACCGTGTAGGGGAAAAGCTGATCTCCATTTGCTTCAACAATGGACTCATCATATATCCTGCTTTCGGAGGAGTTACCGGATACGAGGGAGATGCTGTGTTAATTTCTCCGCCATTAATTGTTACTTCTTTTCAAGTTTACGAGATATTAAGAATTTTGGATGAAAGCTTGCAAGAATTAATGAACCATCTTGTATCTTCAGGAATTGTGATTCATCGAGCAACGAGCTAG
- a CDS encoding CoA transferase subunit A: MLSNTNETTLKTKLITMEEAAALFYDGMSLMVGGFGGVGAPPCLINAILDQNIKDIFMISNDTGFPWIGPGKLITEKRISRLIASHIGSNPEAGKQMHGGELAVEFIPQGTLAEKIRAGGMGLGGILVDVGLGTVVESGKQKVDINSATYMVEPALTADVSIVYAQKADTYGNLVYDKSARNTNPLVAMAGNITIAEVEEIVPAGELDPECIITPGVFVDYIVQSKGVDWEWVWELKQGTE, from the coding sequence ATGCTGTCCAATACCAATGAAACAACATTAAAAACAAAGCTCATCACGATGGAAGAAGCAGCTGCTCTTTTTTATGATGGCATGTCGCTGATGGTAGGGGGGTTTGGAGGGGTGGGGGCTCCGCCATGCTTAATCAATGCCATTCTTGACCAAAACATCAAGGATATTTTTATGATCAGCAACGATACCGGCTTTCCTTGGATCGGACCGGGCAAACTGATCACTGAGAAGCGGATCAGCCGTCTTATCGCTTCCCACATCGGTTCCAATCCGGAAGCGGGTAAACAGATGCACGGCGGTGAACTGGCTGTGGAGTTTATTCCTCAGGGCACCCTGGCCGAGAAAATCAGGGCCGGCGGGATGGGCCTTGGGGGAATTTTAGTAGATGTAGGCCTTGGAACGGTCGTTGAATCCGGGAAGCAGAAAGTGGATATTAACTCAGCGACTTATATGGTAGAGCCTGCCCTTACAGCCGATGTTTCTATCGTTTATGCACAAAAAGCCGATACCTATGGAAATTTAGTCTACGATAAAAGCGCGCGAAATACGAATCCTCTCGTGGCTATGGCAGGCAACATAACGATTGCAGAAGTAGAAGAAATCGTACCCGCAGGTGAACTGGATCCGGAATGTATTATAACGCCTGGTGTCTTCGTGGATTATATCGTTCAGAGCAAGGGGGTGGATTGGGAATGGGTTTGGGAATTGAAACAAGGCACCGAATAG
- a CDS encoding 3-oxoacid CoA-transferase subunit B encodes MGLGIETRHRIARRAALEIDRGTIVNLGIGIPTLVADYIPNDHGVMLHTENGILGMGGSPEKGKEDGNLSNAGGYPVTLISGASYFDSATAFGIIRRGLLDITVLGALEVSERGDIANWIVPGKRVPGMGGAIDLAQKSKKVIVLMNHTDKEGNPKIVKQCKLPLTVQKGAHMIITEKAVIDVMDGKLVLREIMHPYTVDDVVKSTGASLEILDQIGTFQ; translated from the coding sequence ATGGGTTTGGGAATTGAAACAAGGCACCGAATAGCACGCAGGGCAGCACTTGAAATTGATAGAGGAACGATCGTCAATTTAGGCATCGGCATACCTACGCTAGTTGCGGATTACATTCCGAATGACCACGGTGTCATGCTTCATACAGAGAATGGAATTCTAGGCATGGGCGGATCACCAGAAAAGGGGAAAGAAGACGGCAACCTCTCCAATGCCGGAGGTTATCCTGTCACCTTGATCTCAGGGGCATCCTATTTTGACAGTGCCACAGCTTTTGGCATCATAAGGCGCGGACTTCTGGACATTACCGTATTAGGAGCTCTGGAAGTCAGTGAAAGAGGGGACATCGCCAATTGGATTGTACCCGGAAAAAGAGTGCCGGGCATGGGGGGAGCCATAGACCTTGCACAAAAATCTAAAAAGGTCATCGTTCTTATGAATCACACGGATAAAGAAGGCAATCCAAAGATCGTAAAACAATGCAAATTGCCGCTTACGGTGCAAAAAGGCGCTCACATGATCATTACAGAAAAAGCCGTAATTGACGTGATGGATGGAAAGCTTGTACTAAGAGAAATTATGCATCCCTATACCGTTGATGATGTGGTGAAATCAACGGGTGCTTCTTTAGAAATTCTCGATCAGATCGGAACTTTTCAGTAA
- a CDS encoding peptidase: protein MKKEIQKWMDSKKPEAISFLQKMVRSNSEQGKEKEVQMLIADKLQDIGLEVDVWHPDDEAFFRHPYFCATRTDFSNSPNVAGILKGSGGGRSIVLNGHVDVVPPGDLSQWENDPYSGEIKDGKLYGRGATDMKGGNLCLLLAIQCLKDLNVPLKGDVIFHSVMEEESGGAGTLAAILRGYTADAAIIPEPTNMKIFPSQQGSMWFRINVYGRSAHGGTRYEGVSALEKAMIVVKELQDLEKARNERITDPLYQNIPIPVPINLGKISGGEWPSSVPDHIVIEGRIGVAPCESLEDVKGELEDRMASLNDQWLKEHPPAVEWFGAQWLPGSIDQDHDLMKLLSNRFTEICQCEPVIEASPWGTDGGLLTSVGHTPSIVFGPGVTSVAHYPDEHIELDKIFQAAEIITLTIMDWCGGIETETKEDLLVKKDT, encoded by the coding sequence ATGAAAAAGGAAATTCAAAAGTGGATGGACAGCAAAAAGCCAGAAGCCATCTCATTTTTGCAGAAGATGGTACGTTCGAACAGTGAACAGGGAAAAGAAAAAGAAGTCCAGATGCTAATCGCAGATAAGCTTCAGGATATAGGTCTGGAAGTAGATGTTTGGCATCCGGATGACGAAGCGTTTTTCCGGCATCCTTATTTTTGTGCGACGAGAACAGATTTCTCAAACAGCCCTAACGTGGCGGGGATTTTAAAAGGAAGCGGAGGAGGGCGGTCGATCGTTTTGAACGGGCATGTGGATGTCGTGCCTCCAGGTGATCTCAGCCAATGGGAAAACGATCCCTATAGCGGTGAAATTAAGGACGGAAAACTGTATGGCAGAGGTGCGACAGATATGAAGGGCGGAAATTTATGCCTGCTTCTAGCAATACAATGCTTAAAGGATCTGAACGTTCCGTTAAAAGGAGATGTCATTTTCCATAGTGTAATGGAAGAGGAGAGCGGAGGGGCAGGTACACTTGCCGCTATTCTTAGGGGATATACGGCAGATGCTGCTATCATTCCGGAACCGACGAATATGAAGATATTTCCAAGCCAGCAAGGATCCATGTGGTTCAGGATAAATGTGTACGGCAGATCCGCCCATGGAGGAACAAGATACGAAGGTGTCAGCGCGCTTGAAAAGGCGATGATTGTTGTTAAGGAGCTGCAGGACCTTGAGAAAGCAAGAAATGAAAGAATTACAGATCCTCTCTATCAAAATATTCCTATTCCTGTACCGATTAACTTAGGGAAAATATCAGGCGGTGAATGGCCATCATCTGTTCCCGATCATATCGTTATTGAAGGGAGAATAGGTGTGGCTCCATGTGAATCACTTGAGGATGTGAAAGGCGAGCTGGAAGATCGAATGGCGAGCCTCAACGATCAATGGCTTAAAGAACATCCTCCGGCTGTGGAATGGTTTGGAGCACAGTGGCTGCCTGGCAGCATTGATCAAGACCATGATCTCATGAAGCTTTTGTCCAATCGTTTTACTGAAATTTGTCAGTGTGAACCTGTTATTGAAGCATCACCATGGGGAACAGACGGAGGGTTGTTAACATCTGTCGGCCATACACCGAGCATTGTATTCGGGCCTGGAGTAACTTCAGTTGCCCATTATCCGGACGAACATATTGAGCTGGATAAAATTTTTCAGGCGGCTGAAATTATCACTTTAACGATTATGGATTGGTGCGGCGGGATTGAAACAGAAACAAAAGAAGATCTGCTCGTCAAAAAAGATACGTAA
- a CDS encoding DNA alkylation repair protein, translating into MSNAYLCPNCKTNRTRFNLIAQVPQSVKLDPSTGSVVNQYENAEDLDPFHIPYNGAERLVQCAACGVIGEEASFIKRAQHNPR; encoded by the coding sequence ATGTCAAATGCTTATTTATGCCCAAACTGTAAAACCAATCGTACAAGGTTTAATCTGATCGCGCAAGTTCCGCAGTCTGTAAAATTAGATCCGTCAACAGGCTCGGTTGTCAATCAGTACGAAAATGCTGAAGACTTGGATCCCTTCCATATTCCTTACAACGGAGCGGAAAGACTTGTGCAGTGCGCTGCTTGCGGAGTCATCGGGGAAGAAGCTTCATTTATTAAAAGAGCACAGCACAACCCTCGTTAA
- a CDS encoding 5'-3' exonuclease, producing MVDEKHEKLLLIDGFNLLSRCYFATAYGKELHQLQRNSKGLFINGLRAKIQKLLQLVRIHTPTHLAIAWDVKRNETLRKQKYQDYKGTRNELPEPLIQQYETAVSLFNSLGIPQFTVPKYEADDIIGTFVQKWRDEREGECIIYSNDRDLLQLLCGKTSQLIAAKKGETKYTLTHFQSDYGIEPSQWVDVKALLGDKSDNIPGVAGVGEKAALPLIQQYGNVEGIYHKVDELDEKYKRYFKKLQLGREMAFLSKDLCKIYTDVPDILELDFDQIQIKVDKSKLLDELTELEINVRVG from the coding sequence ATGGTTGATGAAAAACATGAGAAACTATTGCTGATTGATGGGTTTAATTTACTGAGCAGGTGTTATTTCGCTACGGCTTACGGAAAAGAACTTCATCAGCTTCAACGCAACTCTAAAGGGTTGTTTATAAACGGTCTGCGCGCTAAAATTCAAAAATTGCTGCAATTGGTGAGGATCCACACACCGACTCACTTAGCCATCGCTTGGGATGTAAAGAGAAACGAAACGCTGCGCAAACAGAAATATCAAGATTACAAGGGAACCAGGAATGAATTGCCGGAACCTTTGATTCAGCAATATGAAACAGCAGTTTCCCTATTTAATAGCTTAGGTATTCCTCAGTTTACGGTTCCAAAATATGAAGCCGACGATATCATTGGGACGTTTGTTCAAAAATGGAGAGATGAAAGAGAAGGGGAATGCATCATTTACAGTAACGACAGGGACTTGCTTCAGCTGCTATGCGGAAAAACATCTCAGCTTATCGCTGCAAAGAAGGGTGAAACCAAGTATACGCTGACTCATTTTCAATCAGACTATGGCATTGAACCGTCTCAATGGGTAGATGTAAAAGCACTGTTAGGGGATAAGAGCGATAATATTCCCGGTGTTGCCGGTGTAGGTGAAAAGGCAGCTCTGCCTCTCATTCAGCAGTATGGAAATGTTGAGGGCATCTATCATAAGGTAGATGAACTGGACGAGAAATACAAAAGGTATTTCAAAAAGCTTCAGCTTGGAAGAGAAATGGCGTTCCTTAGCAAGGATCTTTGCAAAATATATACCGATGTTCCCGATATTCTTGAGCTTGATTTTGATCAGATACAGATCAAAGTAGATAAATCAAAATTGTTGGATGAGCTTACTGAGCTTGAGATAAATGTAAGAGTGGGTTAA
- a CDS encoding DMT family transporter — protein MKRKIADSGLLLVALVWGTTFVIVQKAVAFLPPFAFNSIRFFLAAIILGGWIVFAAPDKKQFLKRKRIWHKGISLGFWLYLGYGFQTVGLIYTTSSKTAFITGLSVVVVPLMAVFLLKQRLTLSSAISVIMAVAGLYLLTGGSGLAMNKGDFFVLLCAFSFGMHIVMTAKFASGAPVLWLTLIQLATVSFLSLITSLSIENWKPAFKWDIMLQKEVITALVVTAIFATALAFLAQTYFQGYTTPARVALIFALEPVFGALTAYVWANETLGAKGITGCILILAGMIAAEFPFAKILKKRKTKEWVNS, from the coding sequence ATGAAAAGAAAAATAGCAGATTCCGGTCTTCTTCTTGTTGCATTGGTGTGGGGAACAACATTTGTCATCGTTCAAAAAGCGGTTGCCTTCCTCCCTCCGTTTGCATTTAACAGTATCCGGTTTTTTTTGGCTGCCATAATATTGGGAGGCTGGATCGTTTTTGCAGCACCTGACAAGAAGCAGTTTCTCAAGCGTAAACGCATCTGGCATAAAGGGATCTCACTCGGCTTCTGGCTATACCTGGGATATGGATTTCAAACTGTCGGATTAATCTACACGACATCGTCGAAGACTGCGTTCATCACGGGATTGAGTGTGGTTGTTGTTCCCCTTATGGCCGTCTTTTTATTAAAACAAAGGCTGACGCTCTCCTCTGCAATCAGTGTAATAATGGCAGTAGCAGGTCTGTATCTTCTAACAGGAGGAAGCGGCTTAGCTATGAATAAAGGCGACTTTTTCGTCCTGCTATGTGCATTTTCATTTGGCATGCATATTGTGATGACTGCTAAATTCGCTTCCGGTGCCCCTGTTTTATGGCTAACACTCATTCAGCTGGCAACCGTCTCATTCCTGAGTTTGATCACATCGCTCTCCATTGAAAACTGGAAACCCGCTTTCAAGTGGGACATCATGCTCCAGAAGGAAGTGATAACAGCTCTGGTCGTCACAGCTATTTTTGCTACAGCTCTCGCGTTTTTAGCACAAACCTATTTTCAAGGCTACACTACTCCAGCCCGGGTGGCTCTCATTTTTGCTCTCGAGCCCGTTTTCGGTGCTCTGACAGCTTATGTTTGGGCAAATGAAACCCTTGGGGCGAAAGGGATCACAGGATGTATCCTTATCCTTGCCGGAATGATCGCTGCTGAATTTCCATTTGCTAAAATTTTAAAGAAAAGAAAAACAAAAGAGTGGGTAAATTCTTAA
- a CDS encoding reverse transcriptase-like protein yields the protein MIEVYIDGASAGDPGPSGAGIFIKLGNGTVEKHSIPLGSLSNHEAEFRSLLLALTICVEKNYDPVSFRTDSQAVERAVEKRFAKDKRYDPLLQEAIQMIDQLQLFFLKWIPSKQNKVANDLARKAVQLNEVQ from the coding sequence TTGATCGAAGTGTATATTGACGGAGCAAGCGCAGGAGATCCGGGTCCATCCGGAGCAGGCATCTTTATTAAACTAGGAAATGGAACGGTTGAAAAACACAGCATTCCGCTCGGAAGCTTATCCAATCATGAAGCGGAATTCCGCAGCCTGCTTCTTGCTTTAACGATTTGTGTGGAAAAGAACTATGACCCGGTTTCATTCAGGACCGATTCTCAAGCGGTGGAAAGAGCGGTAGAAAAACGGTTTGCCAAAGACAAACGATATGATCCCTTATTGCAGGAAGCCATACAAATGATTGATCAGCTGCAGCTGTTCTTCCTGAAATGGATACCGAGCAAACAAAATAAGGTGGCGAATGATCTTGCTCGAAAAGCTGTCCAGCTCAATGAAGTGCAATGA
- a CDS encoding reverse transcriptase-like protein, which produces MKVTLEWEYKPSRSKNMTRFVSDPVTVAQAVQLAEDIERTGRLGNLTFLDETGVYWSKKELQKMVAVIETEPSDITAFFDGGFQKDERLSGQGTAVYYKQSNKNYRVRSNASYHMIESNNESEYAALWLLINELERLGVQRTPVTIKGDSMVVIQQMSGEWPCYEENLQKWMDKIEEKLKILGIKPSYELISRKENKEADSLATQALHKNMIHGKKEIID; this is translated from the coding sequence ATGAAGGTTACGTTGGAATGGGAATATAAGCCCTCAAGATCAAAGAATATGACACGGTTTGTTTCAGATCCCGTGACGGTGGCGCAAGCGGTTCAGCTTGCTGAAGACATTGAAAGAACAGGCCGTCTTGGAAATCTTACGTTTCTTGATGAAACTGGTGTTTATTGGTCTAAAAAAGAACTTCAAAAAATGGTGGCTGTTATTGAGACAGAACCCTCTGATATTACAGCGTTTTTTGATGGCGGGTTTCAAAAAGATGAGCGTTTATCCGGGCAGGGAACAGCAGTTTATTACAAACAATCGAATAAAAATTACCGGGTACGCTCCAATGCCTCTTACCATATGATTGAATCGAATAATGAATCGGAATATGCGGCGCTTTGGCTGCTTATAAATGAACTGGAACGTCTGGGTGTACAGCGGACACCGGTAACGATTAAAGGGGATTCAATGGTGGTTATTCAGCAAATGAGCGGGGAATGGCCTTGTTACGAAGAAAATCTGCAAAAATGGATGGACAAAATTGAAGAAAAACTGAAAATACTCGGAATCAAACCATCCTATGAGCTAATCTCCCGGAAAGAAAATAAAGAGGCAGATTCCCTTGCGACACAGGCACTTCATAAGAACATGATCCATGGTAAAAAAGAAATCATTGATTAA
- a CDS encoding DUF6123 family protein — MSQFSIEEYFQYLASKGIKLKESDTAFIEFGKHFTGMSDYMVSVAIEITLKIQREFDGSYYIALLEEFKQNEIKTKRRAYTYVNDLEEEINVSYS, encoded by the coding sequence TTGTCTCAGTTTTCAATCGAGGAATACTTCCAGTACCTGGCTTCAAAGGGGATTAAATTAAAAGAAAGTGATACTGCATTTATTGAATTCGGTAAGCACTTTACTGGAATGAGTGATTATATGGTCAGCGTCGCCATTGAAATTACGTTAAAAATCCAAAGAGAGTTCGACGGAAGCTACTATATTGCTCTTTTAGAGGAATTTAAGCAGAATGAAATTAAAACAAAACGAAGAGCGTATACATATGTGAATGATCTTGAAGAAGAGATTAACGTTTCTTATTCATAA
- a CDS encoding DUF2564 family protein, protein MSEPYNDLKQVDMSIQSAQRIIGHATMSMDPGQLHAAKEALNTAKQHYDAMMNNQTGMDGMFLENARETLERCEQQINEALKQ, encoded by the coding sequence ATGTCAGAACCGTATAACGATCTTAAACAGGTAGACATGTCCATTCAGAGTGCACAACGAATCATCGGCCATGCTACGATGAGTATGGATCCCGGCCAGCTTCATGCAGCCAAAGAAGCGCTGAATACTGCTAAACAGCATTACGATGCCATGATGAACAACCAGACAGGAATGGATGGCATGTTTTTGGAGAATGCCCGTGAAACATTAGAACGCTGCGAACAGCAGATCAATGAAGCATTAAAACAATAA
- a CDS encoding HD domain-containing protein, whose product MKRKIIEAAERYVQETLRGEGSGHDWWHIYRVNKLALTIAEKEGADPFVCSLAALLHDIADEKFNASEEAGLQKVSLCLTEHEVTNPEKQHVLEIISTMSFKGGNSTGMKTIEGMAVQDADRLDALGAIGIARTFAYSGFAGQMIYDPDIPVRNTMTKSEYRNGVSTAINHFYEKLLTLKDRMNTEHGKKLAESRHQQMVSYLDVFFSEWEGIR is encoded by the coding sequence ATGAAAAGAAAAATTATTGAAGCAGCCGAGAGGTACGTTCAAGAAACTTTGCGCGGGGAAGGCAGCGGCCATGATTGGTGGCATATATACAGGGTGAATAAACTAGCTCTTACCATTGCAGAAAAAGAAGGTGCGGATCCCTTTGTCTGCAGCTTGGCAGCCCTCCTCCATGATATTGCTGATGAAAAATTTAATGCATCTGAAGAAGCAGGACTTCAAAAGGTATCCTTATGTCTAACCGAGCATGAGGTAACAAACCCCGAAAAGCAACATGTTCTTGAGATTATTTCAACCATGTCATTTAAAGGCGGGAATTCAACAGGGATGAAGACAATTGAGGGAATGGCAGTCCAGGATGCCGATCGTTTGGATGCCCTTGGTGCGATCGGCATCGCAAGAACTTTTGCGTATTCCGGATTTGCCGGACAAATGATCTATGACCCGGATATTCCTGTACGGAACACAATGACAAAAAGTGAATACCGAAATGGAGTGTCAACTGCTATCAACCATTTTTATGAAAAACTGCTGACATTGAAAGACCGAATGAATACAGAGCATGGAAAAAAACTTGCAGAGAGCAGACATCAACAGATGGTATCGTATCTGGATGTGTTTTTTTCTGAGTGGGAAGGCATCCGATAA
- a CDS encoding 2Fe-2S iron-sulfur cluster-binding protein, giving the protein MAKITVQGFGDYEIENGKKLVIGLEDNGVDILHRCGGKAKCTTCRVEVVSGDLGEMNEFERNIIETKGLGEGIRLSCQVRVEQDAEIRPAMTVSKDGLDPGPRPAE; this is encoded by the coding sequence ATGGCAAAAATCACTGTACAGGGTTTTGGTGATTATGAAATTGAAAATGGAAAAAAACTTGTAATCGGACTTGAAGACAATGGAGTGGATATTCTTCACCGCTGCGGCGGGAAAGCAAAGTGTACAACCTGCCGGGTAGAGGTTGTCTCCGGTGACCTAGGTGAGATGAACGAATTTGAACGGAATATCATTGAAACAAAAGGGTTAGGCGAGGGAATTCGTTTATCCTGTCAGGTAAGGGTTGAGCAAGATGCTGAAATCCGTCCTGCGATGACCGTGTCAAAAGATGGGCTCGATCCAGGTCCGCGCCCTGCCGAATAA
- a CDS encoding formate--tetrahydrofolate ligase: MTKEVKHKSDIEIAQEANMLRIEEIAAQLNIQEEDWEPYGRYKAKLSLGLFDKLKTKQEGKVVLVTSINPTPAGEGKSTVTVGLGQALNRIGEKAIIALREPSLGPSMGLKGGAAGGGYSQVIPMEDINLHFTGDIHAITTANNALAAVIDNHIHRGNELNIDPRKIVWKRVLDMNDRALRKIVIGLGGPVQGVPREDGFDITVASEVMAIFCLAKDLDDLKKKLSRMVVGYTYENKPVTVADLKVEGALTLLLKDAIRPNLVQTLENTPAIIHGGPFANIAHGCNSIIATKLASKLGDYVVTEAGFGADLGAEKFLNIKARYADLKPSAVVIVATARALKMHGGQNKNQLSTEDLQALAAGMANLEKHIETIQAFGVPFVVAVNRFVSDHDSEIQYILKWCSEKNIPVELSDVWLKGGEGGEDLARKVLDIIENGINEYQPLYTLDQPLEEKIITIAEKVYGASGVQFSPKALTQLQEFELQGWSTLPVCMAKTQYSLSDDPKRLGRPEEFVITIRELKASIGAGFIVALTGDVMTMPGLPKAPAALNMDVTEDGKAVGLF; the protein is encoded by the coding sequence ATGACAAAGGAAGTCAAGCATAAGTCCGACATTGAAATCGCACAAGAAGCAAACATGCTTCGAATTGAAGAGATCGCCGCTCAATTGAATATACAAGAAGAAGACTGGGAACCTTATGGGCGCTATAAGGCAAAACTTTCATTGGGTTTGTTCGACAAACTTAAAACGAAGCAGGAAGGTAAGGTTGTACTCGTAACATCCATCAATCCAACTCCTGCAGGTGAGGGTAAATCAACGGTAACGGTCGGCCTTGGACAGGCTCTTAACCGAATCGGAGAAAAAGCCATTATTGCTCTAAGAGAACCTTCGCTTGGCCCTAGTATGGGACTTAAAGGCGGTGCAGCTGGAGGGGGATACTCCCAAGTTATTCCGATGGAAGATATCAATCTTCACTTTACTGGCGACATTCATGCGATTACAACTGCCAATAACGCTTTGGCAGCAGTCATCGATAATCACATCCATCGCGGGAATGAACTGAACATTGATCCTCGGAAAATTGTGTGGAAGCGTGTTCTCGATATGAATGACAGAGCACTTCGGAAAATTGTCATCGGTCTTGGCGGACCCGTGCAGGGTGTGCCGCGTGAGGATGGTTTTGATATTACAGTAGCTTCTGAAGTCATGGCCATCTTTTGTCTTGCGAAAGATCTGGATGATTTGAAGAAGAAACTTTCTAGAATGGTCGTTGGCTATACCTATGAAAATAAACCCGTTACCGTTGCCGATTTAAAAGTAGAAGGTGCACTGACCCTGCTTTTAAAAGATGCGATCAGACCTAATCTCGTTCAAACGCTTGAAAATACTCCAGCTATTATTCATGGAGGCCCGTTCGCCAATATTGCCCACGGATGCAACAGCATCATCGCGACAAAGTTAGCCAGCAAACTTGGAGATTATGTTGTAACAGAAGCAGGGTTCGGTGCTGATCTCGGGGCGGAGAAGTTTTTAAACATAAAAGCCCGCTATGCTGATCTGAAACCCAGTGCAGTCGTAATCGTCGCTACAGCACGTGCATTGAAGATGCATGGAGGACAGAATAAAAATCAATTGTCAACGGAAGATCTTCAAGCATTGGCTGCTGGAATGGCCAATCTTGAAAAACATATTGAAACGATCCAGGCATTTGGGGTGCCTTTTGTGGTAGCTGTCAACCGTTTTGTGTCCGATCATGATTCTGAAATTCAGTATATCTTGAAGTGGTGCAGCGAGAAGAATATACCTGTTGAACTATCCGATGTTTGGCTGAAAGGCGGAGAAGGCGGTGAAGATCTGGCAAGAAAAGTACTCGATATTATCGAGAATGGAATCAATGAGTATCAGCCGTTGTATACACTGGATCAGCCACTTGAAGAAAAAATCATAACGATTGCCGAGAAAGTGTATGGTGCAAGCGGGGTTCAGTTTTCACCAAAAGCGCTGACACAGCTTCAAGAGTTTGAACTGCAAGGCTGGTCAACCCTTCCTGTCTGTATGGCCAAAACCCAGTATTCACTTTCTGATGATCCGAAAAGACTGGGACGACCTGAGGAATTTGTGATCACTATTCGTGAATTAAAAGCATCAATTGGAGCAGGCTTCATTGTGGCACTGACCGGAGATGTGATGACGATGCCGGGATTGCCGAAAGCACCTGCAGCATTGAATATGGATGTTACAGAAGACGGGAAAGCAGTGGGATTGTTTTAA